One Streptomyces sp. NBC_01237 genomic region harbors:
- a CDS encoding HGxxPAAW family protein: MAGSSHGHTPAAWTGVIISFIGFCVAGVFMVAANPLGFWAGIAVIFVGGVVGLAMKAAGLGMPKESSEMAAARARAGQAQISH, from the coding sequence ATGGCGGGCAGCAGCCACGGACACACCCCGGCCGCCTGGACCGGTGTCATCATCTCGTTCATCGGCTTCTGCGTCGCAGGCGTCTTCATGGTCGCGGCCAACCCGCTCGGCTTCTGGGCCGGTATCGCCGTCATCTTCGTCGGCGGCGTCGTCGGCCTCGCCATGAAGGCCGCCGGTCTCGGCATGCCGAAGGAGTCGTCCGAGATGGCGGCGGCCAGGGCCCGCGCCGGACAGGCACAGATCTCCCACTGA
- a CDS encoding DUF2752 domain-containing protein, which produces MPPSRLRRFATPVGILAAVVAAFGYVATVDPNEPGHYPVCPLLGLTGLYCPGCGGLRSAHAFAHGDIGAAFGANAVAVVGYFLFAVVWVLWMVRAGRGQPLRIGLAPVHWWGIGAVLLVFSVVRNLPFGSALAP; this is translated from the coding sequence GTGCCCCCCTCGCGCCTGCGGCGCTTCGCCACACCCGTGGGCATCCTGGCCGCCGTCGTCGCCGCCTTCGGTTACGTCGCCACGGTCGACCCCAATGAACCCGGCCACTACCCGGTCTGCCCGCTGCTGGGGCTCACCGGGCTGTACTGTCCGGGCTGCGGCGGGCTCCGCAGCGCCCACGCCTTCGCCCACGGCGACATCGGCGCGGCGTTCGGCGCCAATGCCGTCGCCGTCGTCGGCTACTTCCTCTTCGCCGTCGTCTGGGTGCTCTGGATGGTCAGGGCGGGCCGGGGGCAGCCCCTGCGGATCGGTCTGGCACCGGTCCACTGGTGGGGGATCGGCGCCGTTCTGCTGGTCTTCTCCGTCGTCCGGAATCTGCCTTTCGGATCGGCGCTGGCACCATGA